Proteins encoded by one window of Deltaproteobacteria bacterium RBG_16_64_85:
- a CDS encoding signal recognition particle protein, whose amino-acid sequence MFENLTEKFQGVLKTLRGQGRISEGNIESALREVRLALLEADVNYNVVKDFTAAIKEKALGAEVLASLTPDQHFIKIVHAEMAKMMGGQAQELDLARRPPVPVMLVGLQGSGKTTSCGKLALFLQKKKRSPFLVPADVYRPAAIEQLKILGSQIGVPVFDSHSGADPVEICREAVLYADRNGYDTVLLDTAGRLHIDEELMEELRRIKAAVDPADILLVADAMTGQDAVNVAKAFHRKLSLTGVVLTKMDGDARGGAALSIRAVTGAPIQFVGVGEKLDALEPFFPDRMASRILGMGDILTLVEKAQETIDEKQARELERKLRKSQFTLEDFRDQLLRVRKMGSMEDLLGMIPGMGGKLKELKGAAPDEAELRRTLAIIDSMTREERHNVKILNGSRRKRIALGSGTTVQEVNRLLKSFQQAEQMIKRFSQAGNRKPGRNLPFFR is encoded by the coding sequence ATGTTCGAGAATCTGACGGAAAAGTTCCAGGGTGTTTTAAAGACGCTTCGCGGGCAGGGCCGCATCTCGGAAGGGAATATCGAGAGTGCGCTGCGCGAGGTGCGGCTGGCGCTCCTGGAAGCCGATGTCAACTACAACGTCGTCAAGGACTTCACCGCGGCGATCAAGGAGAAGGCGCTGGGCGCGGAGGTCCTCGCCTCCCTGACTCCCGACCAGCATTTCATCAAGATCGTCCACGCCGAGATGGCGAAGATGATGGGAGGACAGGCGCAGGAGCTTGACCTCGCGCGACGCCCGCCGGTCCCTGTCATGCTCGTCGGGCTGCAGGGATCGGGCAAGACGACCTCCTGCGGAAAGCTCGCCCTCTTCCTGCAGAAAAAGAAGAGGAGCCCCTTCCTGGTCCCCGCCGATGTCTACCGCCCGGCGGCCATCGAGCAGCTCAAGATCCTGGGGAGCCAGATCGGGGTCCCGGTCTTCGACAGCCACTCGGGGGCCGACCCGGTCGAGATCTGCCGGGAGGCGGTCCTATACGCCGACCGGAACGGCTACGACACCGTCCTCCTCGACACCGCGGGAAGGCTCCACATCGACGAGGAGCTGATGGAGGAGCTGCGCCGGATCAAGGCCGCGGTCGATCCGGCGGACATCCTCCTGGTCGCCGACGCCATGACGGGACAGGATGCCGTCAATGTCGCGAAGGCGTTCCATCGGAAACTTTCGCTCACCGGCGTCGTCCTCACCAAGATGGACGGCGACGCCCGGGGCGGGGCCGCGCTCTCCATCCGCGCGGTCACCGGCGCCCCGATCCAGTTCGTGGGCGTCGGGGAGAAGCTCGACGCGCTCGAGCCGTTCTTCCCCGACCGGATGGCCTCCCGCATCCTGGGGATGGGAGACATCCTGACGCTCGTCGAGAAGGCGCAGGAGACCATCGACGAGAAGCAGGCCCGGGAGCTCGAGCGCAAGCTCCGCAAGAGCCAGTTCACCCTCGAAGATTTCCGGGATCAGCTCTTGAGGGTTCGGAAGATGGGGTCGATGGAGGACCTCCTCGGGATGATCCCGGGGATGGGAGGCAAGCTCAAGGAGCTAAAAGGGGCGGCCCCGGACGAAGCGGAACTTCGGCGGACCCTGGCGATCATCGACTCGATGACCCGGGAGGAGAGGCACAACGTGAAGATCCTGAACGGGAGCCGCAGGAAGCGGATCGCCCTGGGAAGCGGGACCACGGTCCAGGAGGTCAACCGCCTCCTCAAGAGTTTCCAGCAGGCCGAGCAGATGATCAAACGGTTCTCGCAGGCCGGAAACCGGAAACCGGGAAGGAACCTGCCGTTTTTCCGATAG